The following is a genomic window from Clostridium sp..
TTATTCCCTGATCCGGCAATATGCTATCAGCACCAAGCAGCTTTTTTAAATTTTTACCAGGTTTCAAAAATATTTCTTCTACCGTACCTGATTTTTTTATCTCTCCCTCATCAATAATAGCTACTTTATTACATATTTCCTTTATTACTTCCATTTGATGTGTTACCACAACTATGGTTATTTTAAACTCTCTGTTTATTTTTTTCAGCAATTCAAGTATTGATTTAGTGGTATTTGGGTCAAGAGCCGAGGTAGCTTCATCACACAGTAATATGCTGGGATTTAGTGAAAGTGCTCTTGCAATAGCTACCCTTTGTTTTTGACCTCCGCTCAATTCCCTCGGCATACTTTCGGCCTTATCTTCCAATCCTACAAGTTGCAGCAAATTATTAACTGTTTTCCTCATTTCATTTTTATCAATACCCCACACTTCAAGTGGAAGTGATATATTCGAATACACATTTTTTCTATTGAGCAGATTAAAATTTTGAAATATCATTCCGAGATTTCTTCTAAATATCCTTATCTGTTTGCCTTTTAAGTCTTTTACTTCTTTATTCATAACTTTTATGCTTCCTGTATCATAGGTCTCAAGACCGTTTAAGCACCTGAGAAGAGTTGACTTTCCTGCACCGCTGTGTCCTACTATACCAAATATCTCGCCCTCTTCTATGTGGAGATTTATATCTTTTAATACATTTTTGCCACCAAAACTTTTACCAATATTACTAATATCTATCAATATATTTCATCCTCCCATATAAAGTCTTAGCAAAAAACAAAAGTCCGAGGAAAACCTCAGACTTAATTACAAAACAATATCTCATCTTTCAGCTCCCGCTGCAGGAATTAGCACCATTGTACAAAACACTTTCATACTGGTTGCCGGATTTCAAAGGGCCTGTCCCCTCCACCTCTCTTGATAAGTTCAGAATTTATACCTGACACGCAACTAATTATATCAACTTAATTTTGATGTGTCAATATTATCATTTAATTCTACATCTTTTAACTTTATAAATTTTGTATTCTCTCTTTTCTTATAAACTATCAATAAAATTAGAAATAAAGGTATCCCTATATAGGAAGATATTACTCCACCCCAGTCTATTTTACTTTCCTGAAAATATGTAATACCCTGTCCAAACACTACAATCGTACAAAGTATAAATGCAATTATAGGCCCCAGCGGGAAAAATTTAGCCCTATATTTGAGTTTTGATACATCCTTCCCCTGAACCATACATGCCCTTCTAAACCTGAAGTGACATATTGCTATACCAAGCCATGCTATAAACCCTGAAAGTCCTGACGCAGCTACGAGCCATACATACACCGAACTCTCTGCATAAATTCCTGTTAAAAAACAGGCAGAAGCAACTACTGTAGTAATAATAACTGCATTCACAGGTACACCCTTTGAATTTACCCTTCCAAAAATTCTGGGTGCCTTGCCGTCATTAGCCATGGAATACAACATTCTCGAAGATGCATACATACCTGAATTCCCACAGGAAAGTACCGATGTCAATATAACTGCATTCATAAGAGAAGCCGCCCCAGATATCCCCGCTTTTTGAAATATCATTGTGAATGGGCTTGTCTGAACACCTGCTTTAGTATATGGAATCAATGCGCCTACTACAATTATAGTTCCAAGATAAAATAATATTATTCTCCAGAATATAGTATTTATAGCTTTTGGTATTGTCTTGTCCGGATTCTCGCTTTCACCGGCTGCAATACCTACAAGTTCCGTACCCTGAAAGGAAAATCCTGCAATTAAAAATATCAGGAATATGGATTTTCCTCCTCCTACAAAAGGTGCATCTCCAACAGTAAAATTCTCAATTCCAACAGGATTTCCATTAAATATTCCAAATATCATGGCAACCCCTGTTATCAGAAATACTATAACTGTAGTAACTTTTATACCTGCAAACCAAAATTCAGATTCTCCATAAGCTTTTGCAGATAATAAGTTCAGTGTTACTATAATTGTCAAAAACAATATACTCCATATAACAGATTGTACATAAGGAAACCAGTATTTCATTATAACCGCACCTGCTACCATCTCTGCAGCTACTGTAATAGCCCAATTATACCAGTAGTTCCATCCAAGAGCAAACCCTAGAGCCGGATCCACAAATTTTGTAGCATATGTACCAAA
Proteins encoded in this region:
- a CDS encoding methionine ABC transporter ATP-binding protein — encoded protein: MIDISNIGKSFGGKNVLKDINLHIEEGEIFGIVGHSGAGKSTLLRCLNGLETYDTGSIKVMNKEVKDLKGKQIRIFRRNLGMIFQNFNLLNRKNVYSNISLPLEVWGIDKNEMRKTVNNLLQLVGLEDKAESMPRELSGGQKQRVAIARALSLNPSILLCDEATSALDPNTTKSILELLKKINREFKITIVVVTHQMEVIKEICNKVAIIDEGEIKKSGTVEEIFLKPGKNLKKLLGADSILPDQGINIRIFFPKNISQGNLITSMAIDLNIKFSIVWGKLEKFRSDVLGSLVININEKDKEIICEYLSSRNVSWEVE
- a CDS encoding amino acid permease — translated: MQNTLDDKYKNPKAANELKRGLKARHLNMIALGGAIGTGIFLALGKTINQAGPGGALVAYICIGIMVYFLMTSLGEMATFMPDSGSFGTYATKFVDPALGFALGWNYWYNWAITVAAEMVAGAVIMKYWFPYVQSVIWSILFLTIIVTLNLLSAKAYGESEFWFAGIKVTTVIVFLITGVAMIFGIFNGNPVGIENFTVGDAPFVGGGKSIFLIFLIAGFSFQGTELVGIAAGESENPDKTIPKAINTIFWRIILFYLGTIIVVGALIPYTKAGVQTSPFTMIFQKAGISGAASLMNAVILTSVLSCGNSGMYASSRMLYSMANDGKAPRIFGRVNSKGVPVNAVIITTVVASACFLTGIYAESSVYVWLVAASGLSGFIAWLGIAICHFRFRRACMVQGKDVSKLKYRAKFFPLGPIIAFILCTIVVFGQGITYFQESKIDWGGVISSYIGIPLFLILLIVYKKRENTKFIKLKDVELNDNIDTSKLS